ACAGGCAAACGCAATTCAAACCCTCTGTCCCGGCTGTCATCATTGAACCGGCTGGCCTGCGCAATGGCCGCCGGGCCGAGAAACGCCGGCGTATTTTCAGGAATCGGACAGGCGGAAAAACAGGAAGCGCACAGAATACAGTTGGTGGCGTCATCAAATAGTCTGCGTTCTTCCGGACTCTGCAGCCGCTCCTTTTCTTCCACCGCCTCATCATTGATGAGAAAGGGCTTGATGGATTTGTATTTGTCAAAAAACGCCGTCTGATCAACGATAAGATCCCGCTGCACCGGAAAATAGCGTAAGGGTTCAAGGACGACGGCGGCACCGTCTTCATTCACGACATCCTGAATCAGGGTCTTGCAGGCCAGCCCGTCCTTACCGTTGATTCGCATGGCATCGGAGCCACACACGCCGTGGGCACAGCTCTTGCGAAAGGCGAGCGAACCGTCCTGAAAGCGCTTGATGTGCATCAGGGCATCCAGCAGGCGGTCGGTGGGCGCCACCGTTACCGGGTAGGTCTGGAAATAGGGCTCCCGGTCTTTCTCCGGGTTGAACCGCTTGATTTTTATGCTGATGTTCATCGGCAACTCCTCCTGATCACTAGTATTTCCGGGGCTTGGGTTCCCACTTTGAAATATCCACCGGCTTGTAGGACATTCGCACCGTATCACCGTCCAGATGGGCCAGCGTATGTTTGAGCCACTGTTCGTCATCCCGTTCCGGATAATCCTCCCGAAAGTGAGCGCCCCGGCTTTCCTGCCGATTCAATGCAGATTCGGCCGTAATCAGCGCCAGATCCAGCAGGTTGCCCAGTTCCAGTGTCTCCAGCAGATCGGTATTGAACGCCTTACCCGTGTCCTGAACCCGGACCTCGCCATAATCTCGCCGCAGCTCCTGCAGAATACCGAGGGTCGCCTGTATATCGGCGG
The Deltaproteobacteria bacterium genome window above contains:
- a CDS encoding succinate dehydrogenase iron-sulfur subunit; the encoded protein is MNISIKIKRFNPEKDREPYFQTYPVTVAPTDRLLDALMHIKRFQDGSLAFRKSCAHGVCGSDAMRINGKDGLACKTLIQDVVNEDGAAVVLEPLRYFPVQRDLIVDQTAFFDKYKSIKPFLINDEAVEEKERLQSPEERRLFDDATNCILCASCFSACPIPENTPAFLGPAAIAQASRFNDDSRDRGFELRLPVLNADNGVWPCQNHFECTRACPREIKITKLINQTKRRIKALAQTEE